CACTCTCTTCACCGTGTCTGAAAACgtcagaagcagtggagtgagcatctcttcattcactggtaagagacattttctgttataaagcaacaaaacaaaagccaggacacaactctgtacaaaatcaatttttttagtttttttagtgTGAATTTTAGATCAGGCATTtttccttgaaaataaaaattgcatgtatttaaaGGCACAATGGTTCCTATTAATCAGATTACTAAAATACAACCTATAGCTAATAGAGACACATGCACTATAAATTTGCAAGGActaatttctctttgctttcttccagctcctcctaatgcagaggactttaaatcagtgggacaaaatgagaccagtgtcaccctgcagtggaaaaaagtggaaaacatcctcacgTATGTTCTTGTGTCCAGTGACGGACTAGAAACAAACGTCACTGCAGAAATAGCAAATGAACCAGTTACACACGTAACATCAGGACTCACAAATGGGACAAGATACAACTTCACTCTCTTCACCGTGTCTGCAAACgtcagaagcagtggagtgagcaTCTCTATATTCACTGGTAAGAGACATTTCCTGTTATAAagccacaaaacaaaaatcaggaCACAACTGTGTACGATATCAAATTTGGTAAGTTATTTATTGTGCATTTTAGATCAGGCATTTTTCCTTGAATATTAaaattgcatgtatttaaaGGCACAATGGTTCCTATTAATCAGAAGACTTAAATACAACCTATCGACAATAGAGACACATGCACTAGAAATTTACAAGGActaatttctctttgctttcttccagctcctcctaatgcagaggactttaaatcagtgggacaaaatgagaccagtgtcaccctgcagtggaaaaaagtggaaaacatcctcacataTGTTCTTGTGTCCAGTGACGGACTAGAAACAAACGTAACTGCAGAAATAGCAAATGAACCAGTCACACACGTAACCTCAGGACTCACAAATGGGACGAAATACAACTTCACCCtcttcactgtgtctgaaaacgtcagaagcagtggagtgagcatctctgcattcactggtaagagacattttctgttataaagccggcaaacaaaaaccaggacacaactctgtacaaaatctaattttttaGGTTATTTAGTGCGCATTTTTGATCAGGGATTTTTCAATACTGACACATGTACTAGAAATTTACAAGGActaatttctctttgctttcttccagctcctcctaatgcagaggactttaaatcagtgggacaaaatgagaccagtgtcaccctgcagtggaaaaaagtggaaaacatcctcacgTATGTTCTTGTGTCCAGTGACGGACTAGAAACAAACGTCACTGCAGAAATAGCAAATGAACCAGTTACACACGTAACATCAGGACTCACAAATGGGACAAGATACAACTTCACTCTCTTCACCGTGTCTGAAAACgtcagaagcagtggagtgagcatctcttcattcactggtaagagacattttctgttataaagcaacaaaacaaaagccagGACACAACTCTGaacaaaatcaatttttttagtttttatagtGTGAATTTTAGATCAGGCATTtttccttgaaaataaaaattgcatgtatttaaaGGCACAATGGTTCCTATTAATCAGATTACTAAAATACAACCTATAGCTAATAGAGACACATGCAATATAAATTTGCAAGGActaatttctctttgctttcttccagctcctcctaatgcagaggactttaaatcagtgggacaaaatgagaccagtgtcaccctgcagtggaaaaaagtggaaaacatcctcacataTGTACTTGTGTCCAGTGACGGACTAGACACAAACGTCACTGCAGTAATGGGAAATGAACCAGTTAGACATGTAACCTCAGGACTCACAAATGGGACAAGATACAACTTCACTCTCTTCACCGTGTCTGCAAACgtcagaagcagtggagtgagcatctctgcattcactggtaagatacattttctgttataaagccacaaaacaaaaatcaggaCACAACTCTGTACGATATCAAATTTGGTAAGTTATTTAGTGTGCATTTAAGATAAGGCATTTTTCCTTGAATATTAaaattgcatgtatttaaaGGCACAATGGTTCCTATTAATAAGATGACTAAAATACAACCTATCGCCAATAGAGACACGTGCAATAGAAATTTACAAGGAcaaatttatttttgctttctcCCAGCTCCTGCTAATGCAGaggactttaaatcagtgggacaaaatgagaccagtatcaccctgcagtggaaaaaagtggaaaacatcctcacataTGTACTTGTGTCCAGTGACGGACTAGAAACAAACGTCACTGCAGAAATAGCAAATGAACCAGTTACACACGTAACATCAGGACTCACAAATGGGACAAGATACAACTTCACTCTCTTTACCGTGTCTGAAAACgtcagaagcagtggagtgagcatctcttcattcactggtaagagacattttctgttataaagcaacaaaacaaaagccaggacacaactctgtacaaaatcaatttttttagtttttttagtgTGAATTTTAGATCAGGCATTtttccttgaaaataaaaattgcatgtatttaaaGGCACAATGGTTCCTATTAATCAGAAGACTAAAATACAACCTATCGACAATAGATTCACATGCACTAGAAATTTACAAGGActaatttctctttgctttcttccagctcctcctaatgcagaggactttaaatcagtgggacaaaatgagaccagtgtcaccctgcagtggaaaaaagtggaaaacatcctcacataTGTACTTGTGTCCAGTGACGGACTAGAAACAAACGTAACTGCAGAAATAGCAAATGAACCAGTCACACACGTAACC
This genomic window from Platichthys flesus chromosome 18, fPlaFle2.1, whole genome shotgun sequence contains:
- the LOC133973894 gene encoding receptor-type tyrosine-protein phosphatase H-like, translated to MNQLHTDGLETNVTAEIANEPVTHVTSGLTNGTKYNFTLFTVSENVRSSGVSISAFTAPPNAEDFKSVGQNETSVTLQWKKVENILTYVLVSSDGLETNVTAEIANEPVTHVTSGLTNGTRYNFTLFTVSENVRSSGVSISSFTAPPNAEDFKSVGQNETSVTLQWKKVENILTYVLVSSDGLDTNVTAVMGNEPVRHVTSGLTNGTRYNFTLFTVSANVRSSGVSISAFTAPANAEDFKSVGQNETSITLQWKKVENILTYVLVSSDGLETNVTAEIANEPVTHVTSGLTNGTRYNFTLFTVSENVRSSGVSISSFTAPPNAEDFKSVGQNETSVTLQWKKVENILTYVLVSSDGLETNVTAEIANEPVTHVTSGLTNGTKYNFTLFTVSENVRSSGVSISAFTAPRNAEDFKSVGQNETSVTLQWKKVENILTYVLVSSDGLETNVTAEIANEPVTHVTSGLTNGTRYNFTLFTVSENVRSSGVSISSFTAPPNAEDFKSVGQNETSVTLQWKKVENILTYVLVSSDGLDTNVTAEIANEPVRHVTSGLTNGSKYNFTLFTVFAKVRSSGVSISAFTAPPNAEEFKSVGQNETSVTLQWKKVENILTYVLVSSDGLDTNVTAVMGNEPVRHVTSGLTNGTRYNFTLFTVSANVRSSGVSISA